The DNA sequence TCTCGATACCGATATCGAAAAATACCAACTCAATGGCGCACCTCGCCCATTGCATTCGGTCTTTATTGGTGGCGGCACGCCGAGTCTATTTTCTCCAGAAGGAATAGGTCGATTACTACAAGGTATTGAACAACGCATCCCGTTCAAACCTGAAATAGAAATCACCATGGAAGCCAACCCAGGCACCATAGAGGCTGAACGTTTCGCAGGTTACCAAAAGGCAGGCATCACACGAATCTCAGTAGGCGTACAAAGTTTTGAGCAAGAGAAACTGGAAAGGCTTGGCCGTATTCATGGTCAAGATGAAGCAGTGAATGCGGCTCATTTAGCGCATAAGATTGGATTGAACAGCTTCAACCTAGATCTAATGCACGGCTTGCCCGATCAAAGCATTGATCAGGCCCTGGCTGATTTGGACAAAGCCATCGAGCTCGATCCTCCACATTTGTCTTGGTATCAGCTAACAATAGAACCTAACACCATGTTCTATTACAAAACGCCAAAGCTACCTGACGATGATGACCTTTGGGATATCTTCGACTTGGGCCATAAGAAGCTCGCAGACGCAGGTTATGTACAATACGAAATTTCAGGCTACAGCAAGCCGGGATATCAGTGTCAGCATAATC is a window from the Vibrio splendidus genome containing:
- the hemW gene encoding radical SAM family heme chaperone HemW, whose protein sequence is MHNAALIPPALSLYVHIPWCVQKCPYCDFNSHALKAEIPEKEYIDALLEDLDTDIEKYQLNGAPRPLHSVFIGGGTPSLFSPEGIGRLLQGIEQRIPFKPEIEITMEANPGTIEAERFAGYQKAGITRISVGVQSFEQEKLERLGRIHGQDEAVNAAHLAHKIGLNSFNLDLMHGLPDQSIDQALADLDKAIELDPPHLSWYQLTIEPNTMFYYKTPKLPDDDDLWDIFDLGHKKLADAGYVQYEISGYSKPGYQCQHNLNYWRFGDYLGIGCGSHGKLSFADGRIVRTTKVKHPRGYLAAYQNLVKPYLSDELEVPNEDRPFEFFMNRFRLMEACPKQDFIDTTGLEFDSIQPTIEWAKELGYLNETDSHWQITEKGKLFLNDLLEAFMAEEDE